A DNA window from Haliovirga abyssi contains the following coding sequences:
- a CDS encoding 5'-nucleotidase C-terminal domain-containing protein, translating to MEKGKMFSKVRAAVVLMFLLSLAAFGADKSITVLQTSDLHGRIYAYDYAIDAPDKDAGLAKIMTILKKERAMDPDSILIDNGDTVQDNSAELFNDLPVHPMIQSLNEMKYDIWVLGNHEFNFDLNFLKRNIKGFNGTVLAGNIYNTDNGERFVKAYKILNVKGVRVAIVGMITPNVTRWEASSPEHFEGLKFTKLINETGKVLDELKGKYDVLIGSYHLGRKGEYGGAGLYDIADEFPQFNVLFGGHEHAKYVEKRNGVQLIEPGKYGAALAKAVITVSGDNNNYKVASVKLENLGTKKVKENKEILNKFEFVNKKSREDANKVVGKITEDFIKGVDYITKADKVTTMPTAQVEDTAIIDLINDVQMFYSKADVSSAALFNFGSNLKKGEFKKKDVAYIYKYPNTLIGVRITGKNLKKYMEWSASYYNTYHYGDLTVSFNPNVRGYNYDMFSGVNYDINLSKEAGNRIENLKFNGKPIDDNKVYKLAVNNYRFGTLLGLKLVTPADKYYDSYATMQDAGRIRALIVKYVQEQDNGVVSPKVDNNWKITGVILNHPLRDKVFDMVKKGDIQIPRSSDGRTSNIKSLNIRDLMNKGVVELFDIKGIVGYKVKSGDTLGKIVGYKDVQWKGAAQLNGLKDPNKLNVGQIIYIY from the coding sequence ATGGAAAAAGGAAAAATGTTTTCGAAGGTAAGGGCAGCAGTAGTTTTAATGTTTTTGTTGAGTTTAGCAGCATTTGGGGCAGATAAGAGTATAACAGTTCTGCAAACGTCGGATTTACATGGTAGGATTTATGCATATGATTATGCAATTGATGCACCTGATAAAGATGCAGGGTTAGCAAAAATTATGACAATTTTAAAAAAAGAAAGAGCAATGGATCCAGATTCAATATTAATTGATAATGGAGATACAGTTCAAGATAACAGTGCAGAATTATTTAATGATTTACCAGTTCATCCAATGATTCAATCATTAAATGAAATGAAATATGATATATGGGTATTAGGAAATCATGAATTTAATTTTGATTTAAATTTCTTAAAAAGAAATATAAAAGGATTTAACGGAACAGTATTGGCTGGAAATATTTATAATACAGATAATGGAGAAAGATTTGTAAAAGCTTATAAGATATTAAATGTAAAAGGAGTTAGAGTTGCAATTGTTGGGATGATTACACCTAATGTAACTCGTTGGGAAGCAAGTAGTCCAGAACATTTTGAAGGATTGAAATTTACAAAATTAATAAATGAAACAGGAAAAGTATTAGATGAATTAAAAGGAAAATATGATGTATTAATTGGAAGTTATCATTTAGGTAGAAAAGGTGAATATGGTGGAGCAGGACTTTATGATATAGCTGATGAATTCCCTCAATTTAATGTATTATTTGGTGGACATGAACATGCTAAATATGTAGAAAAAAGAAATGGAGTTCAATTAATAGAACCTGGAAAATATGGAGCAGCATTAGCAAAAGCAGTTATAACAGTTTCAGGAGATAATAATAACTATAAAGTAGCATCTGTAAAATTAGAAAACCTTGGAACTAAAAAAGTAAAAGAAAATAAAGAAATTTTAAATAAATTCGAATTTGTTAATAAGAAATCTAGAGAAGATGCAAATAAAGTTGTTGGAAAAATAACAGAAGACTTTATAAAAGGTGTAGATTATATAACAAAGGCAGATAAAGTAACAACAATGCCTACAGCACAAGTAGAAGATACTGCTATAATAGATTTAATAAATGATGTACAAATGTTTTATTCAAAAGCAGATGTTTCTTCTGCAGCATTATTTAATTTTGGAAGTAACTTGAAAAAAGGAGAATTTAAGAAAAAAGATGTGGCATATATTTATAAATATCCAAACACTTTGATTGGTGTTAGAATTACTGGGAAAAATTTAAAAAAATATATGGAATGGTCAGCAAGTTATTACAACACTTATCATTATGGAGATTTAACAGTTAGCTTTAATCCTAATGTAAGAGGATATAATTATGATATGTTCTCAGGAGTTAATTATGATATTAACTTGTCTAAAGAAGCAGGAAATAGAATAGAGAATTTGAAATTTAATGGAAAACCAATAGATGATAATAAAGTTTACAAATTAGCTGTAAATAATTATAGATTTGGAACTTTATTAGGATTAAAATTAGTAACCCCTGCAGATAAATATTATGATTCATATGCTACAATGCAAGACGCAGGAAGAATTAGAGCATTAATTGTAAAATATGTACAAGAGCAAGATAATGGAGTGGTTTCTCCAAAAGTTGATAACAACTGGAAAATTACAGGAGTTATATTAAATCATCCATTAAGAGATAAAGTATTTGATATGGTTAAAAAAGGTGATATACAAATACCTAGATCAAGTGATGGAAGAACTTCAAATATAAAATCTTTAAATATAAGAGATTTGATGAATAAAGGAGTAGTAGAACTTTTTGATATAAAAGGGATTGTTGGATACAAAGTTAAATCAGGAGATACATTGGGTAAAATAGTTGGATATAAAGATGTTCAGTGGAAAGGTGCTGCACAATTAAATGGATTAAAAGATCCAAATAAATTAAATGTTGGACAAATAATATATATATATTAA
- the deoC gene encoding deoxyribose-phosphate aldolase, whose protein sequence is MNVAKYIDHTLLKAVATTDEIKKLCSEAKEYGFYSVCVNSGNVELSKKELEGSDVKVCSVIGFPLGAMTKESKIFEAKDAVAKGAEEIDMVLNIGLLKSGENEKVYEEIKEIKEAIGDKVLKVIIETCYLTEDEKRTASELTVKAKADFIKTSTGFGNSGANFEDVKLMLDIAGDKAFVKAAGGVRDFETAKKYIEMGVMRLGTSSGIKILNGEKVGEGEY, encoded by the coding sequence ATGAACGTAGCTAAATATATAGATCATACATTATTAAAAGCAGTGGCAACAACAGATGAAATTAAAAAATTATGTAGTGAAGCAAAAGAATATGGATTTTATTCTGTATGTGTAAATAGTGGAAATGTAGAATTATCAAAAAAAGAATTAGAAGGAAGCGATGTAAAAGTATGTTCTGTAATTGGGTTTCCTTTAGGAGCTATGACAAAAGAATCTAAAATATTTGAAGCAAAAGATGCAGTAGCAAAAGGTGCAGAAGAGATAGATATGGTATTAAATATTGGATTATTAAAATCTGGAGAAAATGAAAAGGTTTATGAAGAAATAAAAGAGATAAAAGAAGCTATTGGAGATAAAGTTTTGAAAGTAATAATAGAAACTTGTTATCTTACAGAAGATGAAAAAAGAACTGCAAGTGAGCTTACAGTTAAAGCTAAAGCAGATTTTATAAAAACATCTACAGGTTTTGGAAATTCAGGAGCTAATTTTGAAGATGTAAAATTAATGCTTGATATTGCTGGAGATAAAGCTTTTGTAAAAGCAGCTGGTGGAGTAAGAGATTTTGAAACAGCTAAAAAATATATAGAAATGGGTGTAATGAGACTAGGAACAAGTAGTGGAATTAAAATTTTAAATGGAGAAAAAGTAGGAGAGGGAGAATATTAA
- a CDS encoding phosphopentomutase, with amino-acid sequence MKKIERVTLIVLDSAGVGFLPDAAEYGDLGANTFAHIGYATGGLNVPNMEKLGLGNITDIEGVKKLEVTEGAYGKAKEVSKGKDTTTGHWEMAGIITDVPFPTYPNGFPEDIIKEFEEKTGTKTIGNVVASGTAIIKELGDEHVKTGALIVYTSADSVFQIAAHEDIVPIDKLYEYCKIARKMLNVGRVIARPFTGESGNYTRTPRRHDFSLVPTSKTILNKLKEAGKDVVAVGKISDIFAGDGITESKGVNKNNLDGIEKTIKALKEDTKGLIFTNLVDFDMAYGHRRDPIGYKNALEEFDNKLPEIYENMKENEILIVTADHGCDPIFKGTDHTREYIPLLVYGKNINPVNLKIRGKFSDIADTIEELILGVEKEGSFAKDIIK; translated from the coding sequence ATGAAAAAAATTGAGAGAGTAACACTTATAGTTTTAGATAGTGCTGGAGTTGGATTTTTACCTGATGCTGCAGAGTATGGAGATTTAGGGGCTAACACTTTTGCTCATATAGGTTATGCAACAGGTGGATTGAATGTACCAAATATGGAGAAATTAGGATTAGGAAATATTACAGATATAGAAGGTGTGAAAAAATTAGAGGTAACAGAAGGAGCTTATGGAAAAGCTAAAGAGGTATCTAAAGGTAAAGATACTACAACTGGGCATTGGGAAATGGCAGGAATTATAACTGATGTTCCTTTTCCAACTTATCCAAATGGATTTCCAGAAGATATAATAAAAGAATTTGAAGAAAAAACTGGAACTAAAACTATAGGGAATGTAGTAGCTTCAGGAACTGCAATAATTAAAGAATTAGGAGATGAACATGTAAAAACTGGAGCGTTAATAGTTTATACATCAGCAGATTCTGTATTTCAAATCGCAGCACATGAAGATATTGTACCAATAGATAAATTATATGAATATTGTAAAATAGCTAGAAAAATGCTTAATGTTGGAAGAGTAATAGCTAGACCTTTTACTGGAGAAAGTGGGAATTATACAAGAACTCCTAGAAGACATGATTTTTCTTTAGTGCCAACAAGTAAAACAATTTTAAATAAATTAAAAGAAGCTGGAAAAGATGTAGTTGCAGTTGGAAAAATATCAGATATATTTGCAGGAGATGGGATAACTGAAAGTAAAGGCGTTAATAAAAATAATTTAGATGGAATAGAAAAAACAATTAAAGCTTTAAAAGAGGATACAAAAGGGTTAATTTTTACAAATCTTGTAGATTTTGATATGGCATATGGACATAGAAGAGATCCTATTGGATACAAAAATGCTTTAGAAGAATTTGATAATAAATTACCTGAAATATATGAAAATATGAAAGAAAATGAAATATTAATAGTAACAGCTGATCATGGTTGTGATCCAATATTTAAAGGAACTGATCATACTAGAGAATATATTCCATTACTTGTATATGGAAAAAATATAAATCCAGTTAATCTAAAAATTAGAGGAAAATTTTCTGATATTGCTGATACAATAGAAGAATTAATACTTGGAGTAGAAAAAGAAGGAAGTTTTGCAAAAGATATTATAAAATAA
- a CDS encoding ABC transporter permease, protein MVSIILSLLLATIRQAAPILITAIGATFSEVTGVVNIGLEGMMLMGAFSAAVTSFYTGSPWAGVLAGMISGGLLAWLHGILSIKYRGNQIVSGVAINLFASGFTIFMLRVLFHQSGNSPAVAKLPTLFGMSILVYIIYAIAILAHIFIYKTVTGLRMRAVGEHPLAADTVGIDVYKIRYFGVIMSGVLSGLGGAYLSLGALAQFTKGMSAGRGFIALAAMIFGKWTPIGSIGASLLFGFADAGQTLLQQYVKSIPPQFIQMTPYLLTLLALAGVVGKAVAPAADGQPYDKNDI, encoded by the coding sequence ATGGTAAGTATAATTTTAAGTTTGCTATTAGCAACTATAAGACAAGCAGCACCAATATTAATAACAGCAATAGGAGCTACTTTTTCGGAAGTAACAGGAGTAGTTAATATCGGACTTGAAGGAATGATGTTAATGGGAGCGTTTTCAGCTGCAGTAACTTCATTTTACACAGGAAGTCCATGGGCAGGAGTATTAGCAGGAATGATTTCTGGAGGCCTTCTAGCTTGGTTACATGGTATACTAAGTATAAAATATAGAGGAAATCAAATAGTATCAGGTGTGGCTATCAATCTATTTGCAAGTGGATTTACAATATTTATGTTAAGAGTGCTATTTCATCAATCAGGAAATTCACCAGCAGTAGCAAAGCTTCCAACTTTATTTGGAATGTCAATATTAGTTTATATTATATATGCAATTGCAATATTAGCTCATATATTTATTTATAAAACTGTAACAGGACTTAGAATGAGAGCTGTTGGAGAACATCCATTAGCTGCTGATACAGTTGGAATAGATGTATATAAAATAAGATATTTTGGAGTAATAATGAGTGGAGTTTTATCTGGACTAGGAGGAGCGTATCTTTCATTAGGAGCTTTGGCACAATTTACAAAAGGGATGTCAGCTGGACGTGGATTTATAGCGTTAGCAGCAATGATATTTGGAAAATGGACACCAATTGGTTCAATAGGAGCAAGTTTATTATTTGGATTTGCTGATGCTGGACAAACTTTACTGCAACAATATGTAAAGAGTATTCCACCACAATTTATACAAATGACACCTTATTTGTTGACATTATTAGCATTAGCAGGTGTAGTAGGAAAAGCAGTAGCACCAGCAGCAGATGGTCAACCATATGATAAAAATGATATTTAG
- the fsa gene encoding fructose-6-phosphate aldolase, whose protein sequence is MKIFIDTANVEDIKKANDMGIISGVTTNPSLIAREGRDFKEVVKEITGIVDGPISAEVISLESEKMVEEALELVKIHKNIVIKIPMTVEGLKAVSQLHKKGIKTNVTLIFTPAQALLAARAGASYVSPFLGRLDDLGEEGVLLIEKIAAIFDKHNIKAEIIAASIRNPYHAVKAAEYGAHIATIPYNVILKMTEHILTDRGIERFLNDWNSVMNK, encoded by the coding sequence ATGAAAATTTTTATTGATACAGCGAATGTAGAGGATATAAAAAAGGCAAATGATATGGGGATTATAAGTGGGGTAACTACAAATCCATCACTTATAGCTAGAGAAGGAAGAGATTTTAAAGAAGTAGTAAAAGAGATTACAGGAATAGTTGACGGGCCAATAAGTGCAGAAGTAATATCTTTAGAATCAGAAAAAATGGTAGAAGAAGCGTTAGAGTTAGTTAAAATTCATAAAAATATAGTTATAAAAATACCTATGACAGTAGAAGGGCTAAAAGCAGTTAGCCAACTTCATAAAAAAGGTATAAAAACAAATGTAACATTGATATTCACACCAGCACAAGCATTACTTGCAGCTAGAGCAGGAGCAAGTTATGTAAGTCCATTCTTAGGAAGACTTGATGACCTTGGAGAAGAAGGAGTTTTATTAATAGAAAAAATAGCAGCAATATTTGATAAACATAACATAAAAGCTGAAATAATAGCAGCAAGTATTAGAAATCCATATCATGCAGTAAAAGCAGCAGAATATGGAGCACACATAGCAACTATACCTTACAATGTAATACTAAAAATGACAGAACATATATTAACAGATAGAGGAATAGAAAGATTTTTAAATGATTGGAATTCTGTAATGAACAAATAA
- a CDS encoding ABC transporter permease translates to MNNKLKEALIPVLSVFIAMLIGGGVIAYLGKNPFTAYMYLFQGAFVGKREIAQTLLMSTPLIFTGLSVAFAFKAGLFNIGSQGQMVAGGLAAVAVAAFVKTPLISNVVIAIIAAAAAGFIWAGISGWLKAKLGVHEVISTIMLNYIAINFEQYLLNYPFKEGGVAGPSPVTPPISAASKLPSILPPTSLNFGFIIAILAAITIWYILEKTVLGYEIKAIGFNPTASENAGINVVWGVVLAMGISGILAGLGGAERVLGGIGQDRYISGLMASYGFDGIAVALLGKNNPFGIIVAAILFGALRAGAMKMQFLAGVPSQIIIIIQAVIILLVASENMFKALLNRKKVS, encoded by the coding sequence ATGAATAATAAATTAAAAGAAGCCTTAATACCAGTATTATCAGTATTTATAGCTATGCTAATAGGTGGAGGAGTTATAGCATATTTGGGTAAAAATCCTTTTACCGCTTATATGTATCTATTTCAAGGAGCTTTTGTGGGAAAAAGAGAAATTGCTCAAACTTTATTAATGAGTACACCTCTTATTTTTACTGGTCTTTCAGTGGCATTTGCTTTTAAAGCAGGACTATTTAATATAGGTTCTCAAGGGCAAATGGTAGCAGGAGGATTGGCTGCAGTAGCAGTAGCAGCATTTGTAAAAACTCCGCTTATAAGCAATGTAGTAATAGCAATAATTGCAGCAGCGGCAGCAGGATTTATATGGGCTGGAATTTCAGGTTGGCTAAAAGCTAAACTTGGAGTTCATGAAGTAATTAGTACAATTATGTTGAACTATATAGCAATAAATTTTGAACAATATTTATTAAATTATCCGTTTAAAGAGGGCGGAGTAGCTGGACCAAGTCCAGTAACACCACCAATATCAGCAGCTTCAAAGTTGCCATCAATATTGCCGCCTACAAGTTTAAATTTTGGATTTATAATAGCAATATTAGCAGCAATAACAATTTGGTATATATTAGAAAAAACAGTATTAGGATATGAAATAAAGGCAATAGGATTTAACCCAACTGCTTCAGAAAATGCAGGAATTAATGTTGTTTGGGGAGTAGTTTTAGCAATGGGAATTAGTGGAATATTAGCAGGACTTGGAGGAGCAGAGAGAGTTCTTGGAGGAATAGGGCAAGATAGATATATTTCAGGTCTTATGGCAAGTTATGGATTTGATGGTATCGCAGTTGCTTTACTTGGTAAAAATAATCCATTTGGAATTATAGTTGCAGCAATATTATTTGGAGCTTTGAGAGCTGGAGCTATGAAAATGCAATTTTTAGCAGGAGTTCCAAGCCAAATAATTATTATAATACAAGCAGTAATAATATTACTTGTGGCATCTGAAAATATGTTTAAAGCATTATTAAACAGAAAGAAGGTGAGCTAA
- a CDS encoding YibE/F family protein — protein MKKHMDLIISGILLLILVVVQINFFNHQNKRKKYFKQKFETAIVKNVIKEELQEDKVISNRYNGNQTLRLKILTGRLKGKEFVVTNPMSVMHNAKATKGAKVIVGITKQNGKDSVWVYNYKRDYVVYILGGLFIIALIALGKKKGIRSLIALTITGSNIIFVILPRIFAGQDPIIVSIITISITTIISFLLISGYNKKSLAAILGTVGGSIIAGILVFIAGQLAGLSGVTMDKGQQLLYIARDYNIKIKGLLFVSILIASHGAIMDVGMSIASAASELNKHKKDISSKELFIASMNIGKDIVGTMANTLILAFVGSSLNLMMLIYGYNMQYLQFMNMPIIVTEAINGFAGSIGIIMTVPLTAIIAVFLNKKV, from the coding sequence ATGAAAAAACATATGGACCTTATAATATCTGGGATTTTGCTTTTAATTCTAGTTGTTGTACAAATTAACTTTTTTAATCATCAAAATAAAAGAAAAAAGTATTTCAAACAAAAATTTGAAACAGCAATTGTAAAAAATGTAATAAAAGAAGAACTTCAAGAAGATAAAGTTATTAGTAATAGATATAATGGGAATCAAACATTGAGATTAAAAATATTAACAGGAAGATTAAAAGGAAAAGAGTTTGTAGTAACTAATCCAATGAGTGTAATGCATAATGCTAAAGCAACTAAAGGTGCAAAAGTTATAGTTGGAATAACAAAACAAAATGGAAAAGATTCAGTTTGGGTTTATAATTATAAAAGAGATTATGTAGTTTATATATTAGGAGGATTATTTATAATAGCATTAATAGCTTTAGGGAAGAAAAAGGGGATTAGGTCTCTGATAGCTCTGACTATTACAGGTAGTAATATAATTTTTGTTATATTACCTCGTATTTTTGCAGGACAAGATCCAATAATAGTTTCCATAATAACGATTTCAATAACAACGATAATATCATTTTTATTAATAAGTGGGTATAATAAAAAAAGTTTAGCTGCTATATTAGGAACTGTAGGAGGAAGTATTATAGCAGGAATATTGGTTTTTATAGCAGGTCAATTAGCTGGTTTATCTGGAGTTACAATGGATAAAGGGCAGCAGCTGCTTTATATAGCTAGAGATTACAATATAAAAATAAAAGGGTTGTTGTTTGTATCAATTTTGATAGCATCTCATGGAGCAATAATGGATGTGGGAATGTCAATAGCTTCTGCAGCATCAGAATTAAATAAGCATAAAAAAGATATATCTTCAAAAGAACTTTTTATAGCTTCAATGAATATAGGAAAAGATATAGTGGGAACTATGGCAAATACATTAATATTAGCTTTTGTGGGAAGTTCTTTAAATCTAATGATGCTAATTTATGGATATAATATGCAGTATTTACAATTTATGAATATGCCAATTATTGTGACAGAAGCTATAAATGGATTTGCAGGAAGCATAGGTATTATTATGACAGTTCCATTAACAGCAATAATAGCAGTGTTTTTAAACAAAAAAGTATAA
- the deoD gene encoding purine-nucleoside phosphorylase, whose protein sequence is MSIHIGAKKGDIAETVLLPGDPLRAKFIAETFLEDVKCYNEVRGMYGFTGTYKGKRISVQGTGMGVPSISIYVNELINEYGVKNLIRIGSCGSLQEDVHIRDVILAMSASSNSSINNVRFNGTGFAPTANFELLNKAYLIAKEKKVNVKVGNVFTSDHFYQDDAGWWKIWAEHGVLAVEMETAALYTIAAQKKVNALAILTVSDSLVTWEETSSEEREKTFTDMMEIALNL, encoded by the coding sequence ATGAGTATACATATAGGTGCTAAAAAAGGAGATATAGCAGAAACAGTATTATTACCAGGAGATCCATTAAGAGCAAAATTTATAGCAGAAACTTTTTTAGAAGATGTAAAATGTTATAATGAAGTTAGGGGAATGTATGGATTTACAGGAACTTATAAAGGGAAAAGAATATCTGTACAAGGTACAGGAATGGGTGTCCCTTCAATATCAATTTATGTTAATGAATTAATAAATGAATATGGAGTAAAAAATTTAATTAGAATTGGTTCATGTGGTTCATTACAAGAAGATGTACATATTAGAGATGTGATACTTGCAATGAGTGCTTCTAGTAATTCTTCTATAAATAATGTAAGATTTAACGGAACAGGATTTGCACCTACAGCAAATTTTGAACTATTAAATAAAGCATATTTAATAGCAAAAGAAAAAAAAGTGAATGTAAAAGTGGGAAATGTATTTACAAGTGATCATTTTTATCAAGATGATGCTGGTTGGTGGAAAATATGGGCAGAACACGGAGTTTTAGCAGTGGAAATGGAAACAGCAGCATTATATACAATAGCGGCTCAAAAAAAAGTGAATGCTTTAGCTATATTAACAGTAAGTGATAGTCTTGTTACTTGGGAAGAAACATCTTCTGAAGAAAGAGAAAAAACGTTTACAGATATGATGGAAATTGCATTAAATTTATAA
- a CDS encoding thymidine phosphorylase: protein MRAVDIIQKKRDNETLTTEEITFLLDNYLKGNVPDYQMSSFLMAVYFNGMAKDELKVFTERMMHSGDIIKFEKITKFLVDKHSTGGVGDKTTIALAPIFACFDIGTAKLSGRGLGHTGGTIDKFESIKGFTFPETRDELVNLVNKTGIGIMGYSDKIVPLDKKLYSLRDVTATVPSIPLIASSIMSKKLAVYADGIILDVKVGSGAFMKNLEDAETLADTMIDIGDSFDRKVVAILTDMDQPLGFAVGNSLEIIEAIETLKGNGPKDFTELVKTLAAIALIIKGDETDIEVAKTKVDEVIHSGKALSHLKDFIRNCGGEEKIVDDYSYLKIAEKTYDFKAEKDGYVSKIEAESVGKAAMVLGAGRATKADIIDHSVGVVLEKKIGSKVKAGDVLAKIYYSKEETLNSSIEKLKEAFEISNEHLAERDVIIKIKKNF, encoded by the coding sequence ATGAGAGCAGTTGATATTATTCAAAAGAAAAGAGATAACGAAACTCTAACAACAGAGGAAATAACATTTTTGTTAGATAATTATTTAAAAGGAAACGTTCCTGATTATCAAATGTCATCTTTTTTAATGGCAGTATATTTTAATGGAATGGCTAAAGATGAATTAAAAGTCTTTACAGAAAGAATGATGCATTCAGGAGATATTATAAAATTTGAAAAAATAACTAAATTTTTAGTTGATAAACATAGTACAGGTGGAGTTGGAGATAAAACTACAATAGCATTAGCTCCAATATTTGCATGTTTTGATATAGGAACTGCAAAATTATCAGGAAGAGGATTAGGACATACTGGTGGTACTATTGATAAATTTGAATCAATAAAAGGATTTACATTCCCTGAAACAAGAGATGAATTAGTGAATTTAGTAAATAAAACAGGTATTGGAATAATGGGATATTCAGATAAAATAGTTCCTTTGGATAAAAAATTATATTCATTAAGAGATGTTACAGCAACAGTTCCAAGTATACCGTTAATTGCAAGTAGTATAATGAGTAAAAAATTAGCTGTATATGCAGATGGGATAATTTTAGATGTAAAAGTTGGAAGTGGAGCATTTATGAAAAATTTAGAAGATGCAGAAACTTTGGCAGATACAATGATTGATATTGGAGATAGTTTTGATAGAAAAGTAGTTGCAATTTTAACAGATATGGATCAACCGTTAGGTTTTGCTGTTGGAAATAGTTTAGAAATAATAGAAGCAATAGAAACTTTAAAAGGAAATGGTCCAAAAGATTTTACAGAATTAGTAAAAACACTTGCAGCAATTGCATTAATTATAAAAGGCGATGAAACAGATATTGAAGTTGCTAAAACTAAAGTTGATGAAGTAATTCATTCTGGAAAAGCTTTGAGCCATTTAAAAGATTTTATTAGAAATTGTGGTGGAGAAGAAAAAATAGTTGATGATTATAGTTATCTTAAAATTGCAGAAAAAACATATGACTTTAAAGCTGAAAAAGATGGATATGTATCTAAAATAGAAGCTGAAAGTGTAGGAAAAGCAGCAATGGTATTAGGAGCGGGAAGAGCAACAAAAGCTGATATAATAGATCATTCAGTAGGAGTCGTTTTAGAGAAAAAAATTGGTAGTAAAGTAAAAGCTGGAGATGTGTTGGCTAAAATTTATTATAGCAAAGAAGAGACTTTAAATAGCTCAATAGAAAAATTAAAAGAAGCATTTGAAATATCAAATGAACATCTTGCAGAAAGAGATGTAATTATAAAAATTAAGAAAAACTTTTAA